Genomic DNA from Nanoarchaeota archaeon:
TTCTTCTACAGCCGGCGCATCAGGCTCTTTCGGCTGTTCGGCATTTGTCTCTTCTTTTACAGGCTCCTTTGGCTGCTCAACAGCAGGAGGCGCTGCCTGAGCCGTCTGTGCTTTCTCCCCGATTATTGCAAAGTAAGAGAACGCGTTTGTGTATGCACGGTAATAATTCACAGTTGCGGTTGAATTGAGCAAATTTGTCCTTAGCTTGTTCCACCCGTTATCGTAGTGAGCAAGCCAGATTCTTGTGAAATTATTCGAGAGAATCCACGACTTATTGACTTTGAAATCAATCGTCGCATTATCAATCTGAGAATTGTTGAAATTCTTCTTTGTGATGTTGACGTACTGGTAACTGCTGTTGATGGGGGTGAGACAGTTATTGACGTAATCTTTTCAACCATAAGCGATGGGTTTGACAAATACTGCGTGAGGCTCACAACAACCTTCTCAAGCGGGTCATGCGGGGTTACTGTAATTGCCTTTGTAAGCGTTGTGCCGCCACCCCCTCCTCCGGAGGACGGAGGCGTTGTTGAGCATGCAGAGCAGTCAGCAGTTCCGCAGGCTTCGCCTGAGTCGCATTCGCCGTCGCCGATTGCATGGGTAACGTTCATATTGATAAGGAATGCCGCACTTGCAGAGCCGCT
This window encodes:
- a CDS encoding PGF-pre-PGF domain-containing protein, translated to MNSSYQYVNITKKNFNNSQIDNATIDFKVNKSWILSNNFTRIWLAHYDNGWNKLRTNLLNSTATVNYYRAYTNAFSYFAIIGEKAQTAQAAPPAVEQPKEPVKEETNAEQPKEPDAPAVEEHKAAPPYYAYFLAAVVLILAAAYVIKKYLNDDDEAPQNEQVPEPKANY